DNA from Macadamia integrifolia cultivar HAES 741 chromosome 12, SCU_Mint_v3, whole genome shotgun sequence:
GGCGGAGAGGAATTTAGAGGAGCAGTGCCATGAAGAGGAGGTGGGGGTTGATGATGGGAATGGACATATGTTGTGCAAATCAACCCCTCACATGTTCTGTAAAACTTTAACAGCTTCTGATACTAGCACTCATGGGGGGTTCTCTGTCCCACGTAGAGCTGCAGAGGACTGCTTTCCACCTTTGGTGAGCTTTGtctcttttctctaatttttggTAAAGTTAAGCTTCTCTTCTATGTTTCACATTAGACTAGACAATTCTTGTACTGCAGGATTATAAACAGGAAAGACCTTCCCAGGAGCTCATTGCCAAGGACCTTCACGGAATTGAATGGAGATTTCGACATATTTACAGAGGTGTGTTTGTTAAGATTAATGTAATTTCACTATGCTTAAAGAGAGAACTCATGGGATTTTTTGTCCACTTTTCAGGTCAGCCACGGCGGCATCTACTCACCACTGGGTGGAGTATGTTTGTAAGCCAAAAGAACCTTGTTTCAGGGGATGCGGTGCTCTTTTTGAGGTATGTGTGACTTAGTTTGTCTTCAACGTTTGCTTTCATTTAATATATGAAGTTGTCTGCTTAGATCAAAGTTTTGTAGGGGTGAAAATGGTGAACTGAGGTTGGGAATACGAAGAGCTGGTCCTAGAAATGGTTGTCCTAATTCAATTCCTGGCAACCATAATATGCACCTCAATGTTCTTTCCCCTGTTGCTAATGCAATATCGACCAAGACCATGTTTCACGTATTCTACAGCCCAAGGTATTGTTAAAAACTGTCATCTAATCAGATCATGTCCAGTCACACACATCTGTGCAAGTTTATAAGAATTTTAGATCTTATAGTTGCTTGACATATAGTCTCAAATGCTTAATCTCTGGTTAACTAAATAAGATACAAGAAAGGAATGGACAAAAAGATCCAAAAATTTGTTGTCATTCCATATGGTTATAGtgcttttaatgaaaaataCGTAAAGTTGTTTTTAAGAGTTCTCTCTTGGGCATCATTCTTCATTTATTGACACAAAATTCATCCACACTGACATGCTAAAATGCAGGGGAAGTCCTGCAGAATTTGTCATTCCTCAtcaaaaatatatgaaaagcACCAGCAATCCAGTGTCTATTGGAACAAGGTTCAAAATGAGATTCGAGATGGAAGATACAGCGGAGAGAAGGTATGTATAGTATGAATACCTGCCATGGTCAACCACATTTTTTCTGTCCATAATCATTATATTCATCATATAAATGTTTCTTTTTGGGTGCAGATGCAGTGGTGTAGTGACTGGTATAAGTGATGTTGATCCCTATAGATGGCCTGATTCAAAATGGAGATGTTTGATGGTACATGCCTTGAAACTTTCCATTGTGTTGTTAAATTTATTTTGTACTAAAATATACTGCAAATAACAGCTTTCTCAAGCATTTCACTTGTACTACATTTATGAAAGATATCAAAGATGATAACTGTTAGATATGCCCCTACTAACAGGAATATGTTTTGGTGTTACATTAATACAATTCTGGTGCAGCTGTTCGATAGGGGTGTTGGTTCTTGGTGTCACATTTGCTAGATGTCTCTCTCAGTGTTTAGGACAGTGCTGTCTAACAATGATCCACTGTGTTAACATAATTAATATCATCATTCTCATTGCTTTCAAGTTCTTTCCATTCAATCTGGTATGAAGTAGTTGACAGTGGCATAGCCACATATGAAATGAATTGTATACACTTGCTTGTCTTATCGTCGATGTTTACTTGAAGCGGTTTTGATGAAATAGAAGTtctatttccctcttttcttcctgtaaaggggagaggggagaaaaaaaaacaatcgtTTAATTGATAACTATGTCCAAACATTTCAGACTAACTTGATACATGTATGCTTCAGATAATTGAGTCTATCAATAGTTCAATCTGAATGTAAGAATATTATTTAGATCCATTTATGTGTTCTATTTTATTCTCCTTACCGTTAAAAAGTCATTAATTGTCATATTAGCAGTTACAGTGTGAGAAGGTTGATGATTTACTATTGTTGCTGTTGGAACTATTTGTTGCACTTGAGTACCTGAGCCTCTTGCAATAACAAAGAGGGTCAGAGATGAATCCCATtctaaaataattgaaattatactctaatttcttctttgTACTTGAGAGAATGAAAGATGAAATATGGTCCTGCTCAGTACTAATGATTGATATACTTTACAATGTTGATTTTCTAATGATTCAAACCTCGCGTGAAGCTATCTTCAACAAACCACCTACTTATGAGGGCTCTATAAAATCCCTATCTACTAATGGTCAGTCAACATGCGTTCAGTTCTTTCTGACTACCatggaaaagaaaatatcaacTCATATCTTCCTGATTGTGAATCATGTGTAGATGTTTAATAGTTGAAACACATCATGAATGCTGTAAAtgtgaatgatttgaagttgttCCTTGACCATATCTTTTAATCAGAAACTTACAGATATGCTGAAGTCCTTTGTGGCATATTTAATTTAACTTCTATGTGACTAAATGCAAACAGGTCAGATGGGATGAAAATATTGCCAGAGGACATCAAGAAAGAGTTTCTCCGTGGGAGATTGAACCCTCCATATCTCTATCAGCCTTGAGTGTTCCATCTGCCCCAAGGTTGAAGAAATCCCGGATCAGTCTGCAGTCAACCTCACCCAACACCCCAGTGACTGGTACTATCTTCCCTTAGAGAATGTAACAATTGAATGCTTATTATATCTATAATTCTTTCTGATTTGGAGTAGGTTTGAACTCTATTTCGCATTGCAGAAGGAGGGACTGTCTTCTTGGATGATGAATCCGTAAGATCCTCTCAGGTCTTGCAAGGTCAAGAAAATGTTAGTTTCATATCACCATTTTATAGTGGTGAAAAGGTCGACCATCCAGTGGACTTTGAAATGAATAATCCAGCAAGCCAAATGTCAACCGGGTTAGAACAGGCCATTAGTAGTGATTTTGTGAGAACACAATCCAGCACTTACACAGGCTTTGAGGAGTCCGATAGATTCCAGAAGGTCTTGCAAGGTCAAGAAATATGCCCACAGCCGTTCTTGCATGGAAGAGCTGAGGTCAACCCTAATGCTTGGGAAAAGTTTGGTCGTGGTTGCAACATGTCCAATATGTATCAGGGGGCCAACCCAATGATCTACTCATTTTCTTCAAATGCCCAAAGCATGCAAATGCCatcaaatgacatgcatagGTCGAGTCATTTCCCTGTGATGCACCCATATATGGCTAGTTTCCAGAGAGGGAGTTTCCAGATCAACTTGCCTTCTGTCCAAAGAAGGTTACCTCAGTGTACAAGAGATGAACAAGGCAATCCAAGTTCACATAATCCATTGAAAGAGCAGATGCCACCTGACAGTGCACCTGCTCAGGCTCCTTATGACACAGATCCCAAAAACCAGAAGTGTGATACTTGTGATGAGACTAACACTGGCTGTAAATTGTTTGGGTTTTCCTTGGCCGGAGAAAATCCTATTCCCAACCCACAGAGCTCCAGTAGGAGGAGCTGTACGAAGGTAAGCTGTTACAGCGGCCCAGGCAGATACTAATTGCTTTCGTAAGTTATTTTTCTGTCTGACCCAAAATAAGTTGAGTGAAGGTTCACACGCAAGGAAACTTAGTTGAAAGGGCTATTGATCTCTCAAAACTGAATAGCTATGATGAGCTGCTGAGAGAATTAGAGCAGCTATTTGGCATGGAGGACCTTCTACGCAATCGTAAGAAAGGTTGGCGACTTCTTTATACAGACAGTGAAAATGATATGATAGTTATTGGAGATGATCCTTGGCAGTAAGGATATCTACCATTGCCTTGTTGAGTTTTTCTGTCTGTAGTTTCTTTGAGCTTGTTTGAGTTTTTTCTCTTGCATTTTGGCAGCAACTTTTGTAATATTGTATCAAAGATCCATATATATACACATGAAGAAGTACAGAAGATAGTGGTTGGCATGGTTAGCAATGACACTCAAAGTTGTGTAAGAAGAAGCTCCTGCAATAATGGATGTTTCAAGATCATCTTCTATGGAACAGCGAAATTCTCCAGTGGTTATTAGGACATGAAAAGTGGTATATTGGGAATTATGTTTGGTAGGATGTTTTCTATACCTAGACTTGAACTAATTATAAAGTAttcaccccaccccaaaaaaaaggtttgaaaaagaaagaaaaaaaaattagaaatactCTTTAGTCCAAAGCTGATTGTTTTATGCTATGTTCAATTTGTTCTCattgaaaccttttttttttttttccccaattatgagcaacaaatatctgctcacttGAACAGGAGGATACTTCAAATTGGTAGGTGAGTTGGTCCGCTGCAGCTGGGCAGATTCCACAAGAGGTCCTGGTTTGAAGTCCTCATAAGTCCAGTTAAATGCCCTTGCCAGAATTGGATGGGCCTCCTCATAACAAGGTAGAGAGACTATTAGAACTATAGCTAGAGGAGATGAGAAAGGTCAGAATGACATTatctgaaaagaaaaaggggaaaaaggtCAACTGTTTTCAGTCCTCATATTTCTTTTGGCCTTTGGCTATGGTGCTATGGACTTGGTACACATCCCCTAGTAATTGGGTGTTAAATCTCTTTTCGGGATAGGCCTGGCCTCAAGAATGGGACTTTTCAGACAACCCTTAACCACCGAATGTCTAGACTTGTTATTGCATGACCTAGTTTAATCATTATTGCCTCATGTTTGGGTTGTAAACCTTGTATATGACATGTGTATTTCTTTTTCAGATATAGGAGCCAGAGTTTGTTCAGCTTGCACCAAGGCATTTAATTTCCCATCTGGCTTTAATATTTAGTAACTATTTTTAGGGCAAAGGTTTTCCGAGATGCTGGGCAGAGTACACTAGCACCATACGTGTCCGTCTTTCTCTTCATCACATGAAATGAATCAAATGATTTTGCTGCCTTCTAATTTACCATGCCTTTTTGTTGCACATCATTGGTGCACTCTTATATGCCATTTGCTTAAAAaactctcttatttttcttttctttttagtttctttttcttttcttagggAGAGGGAGTTTTCTCTCCAATGGTTAGGTTCAATCAAAATCTATAGAAAGAGTCTGAAAATCTATTTTGGAAACACAGAGgctccttatttattttttatttttttggtaaattggtaaaaaatcagaatcaaataaATCTATAGCTAGTAGTTTATAATTTCTGTCGGATATTTACATTCCAAGAGCCATATACTCAATAAAAATTATGAGACGAACAAGATCGCGCAAAAGAATCATACAAAGCAGAGTGGAATTAATATAGAGTTATCAGAGTTCCagaaacccctcaaaatgggaTCTGAGCAGTGAGCAACTCCATGATGCAAATAGGGCCTCAATCAATTCCCACGCAATCTTCACTAATACCTTGTGATACTTTTCCATGTTGCTGGTGGCACTTGAACATGAGATTGTATTCTCTAACTTCCATTTAAGTGTGTAGCACTATTTCAGCCAAAAGCatgtttctttgatttttaggtATGAGTTTTCTGTCTGAGAGCATGCCCACGCATTTAGACAGAGGAGGTTACAAAATAACCACCGCACCCCTCCTGGGCATCGATCATGTGCTCTCACTGATAGGTGTTGGCGCAAGCACGAcactattagaaaaaaaaagtattctcTTTTTAAAGGATAAAGAAAGCTGCCCTACAGTGGCCCCTCCCCCCTATGGCCTCTCACATGGGCAGGGAAATGACCATACCCCTTGGATGCTCATGCAAACACTTCCATTGGCCTCACATTGACACACAGGCCATGAAATTTGACAACAAACCCTTGTatattatgggagaaagaacactaccctGTTGGCGCATGTAATGCCCAAGCATTGCAGGCACAGAAAAAATGTGCTACCCCCACCTTGTACTCTTGTAGAGTGCAGAAGATGCTCTCGCACGCTAGTGTATAcgtagcattctcttgccctttaTCTTATTATGTTATGTACATTACTGCTAGACCCATATTCCAATGATAATTAGAGCTTTAATTTAGCTTTCTTGacagtttatatatatatatatatatatatattttttttttttttcttccttaaataaaaatgaaaaacaaacaaGCAAAACATGAAAGATCGGTTTAACCAAATGGACAGTGAATCTAGTCTTAGTTTTTACAGGGTGGTTGCTGAGGTACTTCAAAGGAGAAGAGTTTATTTTAGAACTACATTATGTGTTCTCATAGACctcaaaaaaggaaaggaaaaaatccCTAGTCTCTTGGGGGAATTTACAACCTCCTTGACCTCTTTTGACCATTGGATGGTCCAGCTAAGGCATCTCCATCTTACAATCCGCCTTCAGGCTGGGGTGTTGATAGATGATGACTATCTTGCGCTTGGTTGTTTCTGTCCCCTTGAGCTGTTAACCAAAGCAAAAGGTTAAGCATTGTTCATCAATCCTGAGTCCCCtgacaataacttttgagaaaAAAACTCACATATTAAAGCATtgtaaataactaaatatgaaTTCCATCGCTTTGAGAATCAAgctcaaaataaatataaaaatcacACTTACATGAAATTGAGAGTTTTTAAAACCTGTCCATTTCTGATCTCTCAGACAAGAAGTAGGTCAATAGTTAGTAATCAGTGCGACCTAATGACCTCTTTGCCCGCCCCTTGTGGCCATGGGTCCTTATCTGGCCTAGTgtg
Protein-coding regions in this window:
- the LOC122058367 gene encoding LOW QUALITY PROTEIN: auxin response factor 4-like (The sequence of the model RefSeq protein was modified relative to this genomic sequence to represent the inferred CDS: deleted 1 base in 1 codon), with the translated sequence MFPFSHVLAFWVVGNFSTKHEFLAIISFLSPPVSPALASCVPLKFLVPFFLYFPSLSSFFCFSFSLLGIIFSLCFILFPFPSRLLTRVFMEIDLNQVLKEGEKSECLGDYDKAGGGICSLSSSSSSSCSSTSSASSVTSSIYLELWHACAGPLTSLPKKGSVVVYFPQGHLEQAASSAPFPCLEIPTFGLQPQIFCRVVNVQLLANKENDEVYTQVTLFPQPGLAERNLEEQCHEEEVGVDDGNGHMLCKSTPHMFCKTLTASDTSTHGGFSVPRRAAEDCFPPLDYKQERPSQELIAKDLHGIEWRFRHIYRGQPRRHLLTTGWSMFVSQKNLVSGDAVLFLRGENGELRLGIRRAGPRNGCPNSIPGNHNMHLNVLSPVANAISTKTMFHVFYSPRGSPAEFVIPHQKYMKSTSNPVSIGTRFKMRFEMEDTAERRCSGVVTGISDVDPYRWPDSKWRCLMVRWDENIARGHQERVSPWEIEPSISLSALSVPSAPRLKKSRISLQSTSPNTPVTEGGTVFLDDESVRSSQVLQGQENVSFISPFYSGEKVDHPVDFEMNNPASQMSTGLEQAISSDFVRTQSSTYTGFEESDRFQKVLQGQEICPQPFLHGRAEVNPNAWEKFGRGCNMSNMYQGANPMIYSFSSNAQSMQMPSNDMHRSSHFPVMHPYMASFQRGSFQINLPSVQRRLPQCTRDEQGNPSSHNPLKEQMPPDSAPAQAPYDTDPKNQKCDTCDETNTGCKLFGFSLAGENPIPNPQSSSRRSCTKVHTQGNLVERAIDLSKLNSYDELLRELEQLFGMEDLLRNRKKGWRLLYTDSENDMIVIGDDPWHNFCNIVSKIHIYTHEEVQKIVVGMVSNDTQSCVEEAPAIMDVSRSSSMEQRNSPVVIRT